The following are from one region of the Cyanobium gracile PCC 6307 genome:
- a CDS encoding aspartate kinase has protein sequence MGLLIQKFGGTSVADADRIRAVARRIAASREEGHELVVVVSAMGHTTDQLTGMAASLCSDPPRREMDMLLATGEQVSIALLAMALHAEGVPAVSMTGTQAGIITESAHGRARILEVRTERLRRLLEDGLVVVVAGFQGTSSGHAGTPEITTLGRGGSDTSAVALAAALGADGCEIYTDVPGVLTTDPRKVSDAQLMESVSCDEMLELASLGAAVLHPRAVEIARNYGVPLTVRSSWSQAPGTRLTSGPARPIGSEGLELGRPVDGAELEADQAVLALSHVPDRPGVAATLFEALGAAGLNVDLIVQAIHEGASNDIAFTLAATEMERARQVCQEVLAAMGADGAQLSAEAGMAKLSIAGAGILGRPGVAARLFDTMARLGINLRLIATSEVKVSCVVDGQLGARALRAAGEAFELSDQQLRHDPPPCHLGDPAVRGVALDRDQVQVSVRRVPDRPGVAAAICRALADAGISLDAIVQSERTHGGPEDRRRDMSFTLRRDDRPGAERALAPILRQWDGAGFEEGPAIARVSAVGAGMACTAGTAARMFRSLADAGINISLIATSEIRTSCVVAEADGVRALQAVHQAFGLGGAELHAAEGTEGPA, from the coding sequence ATGGGCCTGCTGATACAGAAGTTCGGGGGGACGTCGGTCGCCGACGCCGATCGGATCCGGGCGGTGGCCCGCCGCATCGCCGCCAGCCGCGAGGAGGGCCACGAGCTGGTGGTCGTCGTCTCGGCCATGGGCCACACCACCGACCAGCTGACCGGCATGGCCGCCAGCCTCTGCAGCGATCCCCCCCGCCGGGAGATGGACATGCTGCTGGCCACGGGCGAGCAGGTGTCGATCGCCCTGCTGGCCATGGCCCTCCATGCCGAAGGCGTGCCCGCCGTCTCGATGACCGGGACCCAGGCCGGGATCATCACCGAATCGGCCCATGGCCGGGCCCGGATCCTGGAGGTGCGCACCGAACGGCTGCGCCGCCTGCTGGAGGACGGCCTGGTGGTGGTGGTGGCCGGCTTCCAGGGCACCAGCAGCGGCCACGCCGGCACCCCGGAGATCACCACCCTGGGCCGGGGCGGTTCCGACACCTCCGCGGTAGCGCTGGCGGCCGCCCTCGGCGCCGACGGCTGCGAGATCTACACCGACGTGCCCGGGGTGCTCACCACCGACCCCCGCAAGGTGAGCGACGCCCAGCTGATGGAGAGCGTCAGCTGCGACGAGATGCTGGAGCTGGCGAGCCTCGGGGCCGCGGTGCTCCACCCCCGGGCCGTGGAGATCGCCCGCAACTACGGGGTGCCCCTGACGGTGCGCTCCAGCTGGAGCCAGGCCCCCGGCACCCGGCTCACCAGCGGTCCGGCCCGCCCGATCGGCAGTGAGGGGCTGGAGCTGGGCCGGCCCGTGGACGGGGCCGAACTGGAGGCCGACCAGGCGGTGCTGGCCCTCTCCCACGTGCCCGACCGGCCGGGGGTGGCCGCCACCCTGTTCGAGGCCCTCGGCGCCGCCGGCCTCAACGTCGACCTGATCGTCCAGGCGATCCACGAGGGCGCCAGCAACGACATCGCCTTCACCCTGGCGGCGACGGAGATGGAGCGTGCCCGCCAGGTGTGCCAGGAGGTGCTGGCGGCGATGGGGGCCGATGGGGCCCAGCTCTCGGCCGAGGCGGGCATGGCCAAGCTCAGCATCGCCGGGGCCGGCATCCTGGGTCGCCCCGGGGTGGCGGCCCGGCTGTTCGACACCATGGCCCGCCTCGGCATCAACCTGCGCCTGATCGCCACCAGCGAGGTGAAGGTGAGCTGCGTGGTGGATGGCCAGCTGGGGGCCCGGGCCCTGCGGGCCGCCGGCGAGGCCTTCGAGCTCTCCGACCAGCAGCTGCGCCACGATCCGCCCCCCTGCCACCTGGGCGATCCGGCGGTGCGGGGCGTGGCCCTCGACCGCGACCAGGTGCAGGTGTCGGTGCGGCGGGTGCCCGACCGGCCGGGGGTCGCCGCGGCCATCTGCCGGGCCCTGGCCGATGCGGGCATCAGCCTCGACGCCATCGTGCAGTCGGAGCGCACCCACGGCGGCCCCGAGGACCGGCGGCGGGACATGAGCTTCACCCTGCGCCGCGACGACCGGCCGGGGGCCGAACGGGCCCTGGCCCCGATCCTGCGCCAGTGGGACGGCGCCGGCTTCGAGGAGGGCCCGGCCATCGCCAGGGTCAGCGCCGTGGGCGCCGGGATGGCCTGCACCGCCGGCACGGCGGCGCGGATGTTCCGCTCCCTGGCCGACGCGGGCATCAACATCTCCCTGATCGCCACCAGCGAGATCCGCACCAGCTGCGTGGTGGCAGAGGCCGATGGCGTGCGCGCGCTCCAGGCCGTGCACCAGGCCTTCGGCCTCGGCGGCGCCGAGCTGCACGCGGCCGAGGGGACGGAGGGGCCAGCCTGA
- a CDS encoding precorrin-8X methylmutase, translating into MDSFDSSGSAASLDHPIFRESVHRIRGWLGPTGLEGVEQELLERLVHSSGDLALAPDLRLGPGACAAGLTALAAGAPILTDTAMAAAAVAPMARRTFANPVLSVLAWAPAVAPAGGTRAAAGMERALLEHPGAVVLVGSAPTALERLLELVEAGAIAAPALVIGMPVGFVGVAESKRHLAASTLPQIRLEGSKGGAGLVAAAVNALLRRAWLDQAAQDQAALDPPPP; encoded by the coding sequence ATGGACAGCTTCGATTCTTCCGGCTCCGCAGCCTCCCTCGACCATCCGATCTTCCGGGAGAGCGTGCACCGCATCCGCGGCTGGCTCGGGCCCACCGGCCTGGAGGGGGTGGAGCAGGAGCTGCTCGAGCGCCTGGTGCACAGCAGCGGCGACCTGGCCCTGGCGCCGGATCTGCGTCTCGGCCCGGGGGCCTGCGCCGCCGGCCTCACAGCCCTGGCGGCCGGCGCGCCGATCCTCACCGACACGGCGATGGCGGCGGCGGCCGTGGCGCCCATGGCCCGGCGCACCTTCGCCAATCCGGTGCTGTCGGTGCTGGCCTGGGCCCCGGCCGTGGCTCCCGCCGGTGGCACCCGGGCGGCGGCGGGGATGGAACGGGCGCTGCTGGAGCACCCGGGGGCCGTGGTGCTGGTGGGCAGCGCCCCCACGGCCCTGGAGCGGCTGCTGGAGCTGGTGGAGGCCGGAGCCATCGCCGCTCCGGCCCTGGTGATCGGCATGCCTGTGGGTTTTGTGGGGGTGGCCGAGAGCAAGCGCCATCTCGCCGCCAGCACCCTCCCCCAGATCCGGCTGGAGGGCAGCAAGGGCGGCGCCGGCCTGGTGGCGGCCGCCGTCAATGCCCTGCTGAGGCGGGCCTGGCTGGATCAGGCGGCCCAGGATCAAGCCGCCCTGGATCCGCCGCCGCCCTGA
- a CDS encoding type II toxin-antitoxin system prevent-host-death family antitoxin, producing the protein MHTLGVLEARKRFPELLDRARKGEETLIARHGHPVAALVPLWRRHRSQRQALLALKGSGRDCWPDHRPPPAGSSGPIEPLGGAAALALGSAVAIDATALIPWLRGEASSRRHESLIATIAAGHWRGVLSMATLRTLVEGPLLRGDEALTARYEAVFSDPAAWTLVSLTPQVALAAARLQRPGTGPALGPDGALELASALHGGATAMISWDPRLLASLPAPSRPPLP; encoded by the coding sequence ATGCACACCCTCGGCGTGCTCGAGGCCAGGAAGCGCTTCCCCGAGCTGCTCGATCGGGCCCGGAAAGGGGAGGAGACACTGATCGCGCGCCATGGCCACCCGGTGGCCGCCCTGGTCCCCCTGTGGCGGCGCCACCGTTCCCAGCGGCAGGCCCTGCTCGCCCTCAAGGGCAGCGGCCGCGACTGCTGGCCGGATCACCGGCCGCCCCCCGCCGGCAGCAGCGGGCCCATCGAACCGCTGGGGGGCGCCGCTGCCCTGGCCCTCGGGTCGGCCGTGGCCATCGACGCCACGGCGCTGATTCCCTGGCTGCGCGGGGAAGCCTCCAGCCGCCGCCACGAGTCCCTGATCGCCACGATCGCCGCCGGGCACTGGCGCGGGGTCCTGAGCATGGCCACCCTGAGGACGCTGGTGGAGGGGCCGCTGCTGCGGGGGGACGAGGCCCTGACGGCCCGCTACGAAGCCGTGTTCAGCGATCCCGCGGCCTGGACCCTGGTGAGCCTCACCCCCCAGGTCGCTCTGGCGGCGGCACGCCTGCAGCGGCCCGGCACCGGGCCGGCCCTGGGGCCCGATGGCGCCCTGGAGCTGGCCTCGGCCCTGCATGGCGGCGCCACGGCGATGATCAGCTGGGACCCCCGCCTGCTCGCCTCCCTGCCGGCGCCGAGCCGGCCGCCCCTTCCCTGA
- the holA gene encoding DNA polymerase III subunit delta, whose translation MPIHLYWGDDEAARQRALAAQIEALVDPTWASINLSRLDGADAGQAARALEEARTPPFGAGARVVVLQRSPFCQACPAELAAQLEAAVELIPPDCHLFLVSDGKPDARLRTTKRLRTLAEEQSFTLPPIWDGAGQIERVQSAARDRGLTLAPAAAEALAEAIGSDGMRLASELEKLALHAGGGGGGGSGGGGGGPITAEAVAALIGGQVTSSLAVGDALLAQHPAEAIALVEALLEVGEPALRIVAALASQIRGWLWVCLLERSGEQDVAVIAKAAGIGNPKRIYVMRKQIRGRTPEQLLALLRRLLDVEAALKRGADPGDAFRDGFLLAALAQPGHGPRR comes from the coding sequence ATGCCCATCCACCTCTACTGGGGCGACGACGAGGCCGCCCGGCAGCGGGCCCTGGCGGCGCAGATCGAGGCCCTGGTGGATCCCACCTGGGCCTCGATCAACCTCAGCCGCCTGGACGGGGCCGATGCCGGCCAGGCGGCCCGGGCCCTCGAGGAGGCCCGCACCCCCCCCTTCGGCGCCGGGGCCCGGGTAGTGGTGCTGCAGCGCAGTCCCTTCTGCCAGGCCTGCCCGGCGGAGCTGGCCGCCCAGCTGGAGGCCGCCGTCGAGCTGATCCCGCCCGACTGCCACCTGTTCCTGGTCAGTGACGGCAAACCGGACGCCCGGCTGCGCACCACCAAGCGTCTGCGGACCCTGGCCGAGGAGCAATCCTTCACCCTGCCGCCGATCTGGGATGGAGCCGGGCAGATCGAGCGGGTGCAGAGCGCCGCCCGGGACCGGGGCCTGACCCTGGCGCCGGCGGCGGCCGAGGCCCTGGCCGAGGCGATCGGCAGCGACGGGATGCGACTGGCCAGCGAGCTGGAGAAGCTGGCCCTTCATGCCGGCGGCGGCGGCGGCGGTGGCAGTGGCGGCGGTGGTGGGGGCCCGATCACCGCCGAGGCGGTGGCCGCCCTGATCGGCGGCCAGGTGACCAGCAGCCTGGCCGTGGGCGATGCCCTGCTGGCCCAGCACCCCGCCGAGGCCATTGCTCTGGTGGAGGCCCTGCTGGAGGTGGGCGAGCCCGCCCTGCGCATCGTCGCAGCCCTGGCCAGCCAGATCCGGGGTTGGCTCTGGGTGTGCCTGCTGGAGCGCAGCGGCGAACAGGACGTGGCCGTGATCGCCAAGGCCGCGGGGATCGGCAACCCCAAGCGGATCTACGTGATGCGCAAACAGATCCGCGGCCGCACGCCCGAGCAACTGCTGGCCCTGCTGCGCCGCCTGCTCGACGTGGAGGCCGCCCTCAAGCGTGGCGCCGACCCCGGCGACGCCTTCCGGGACGGCTTCCTGCTGGCCGCCCTGGCCCAGCCCGGCCACGGCCCACGTCGATAA